From Rhodopseudomonas palustris, a single genomic window includes:
- a CDS encoding nickel-dependent hydrogenase large subunit translates to MTNVTTPNGFKLDNAGRRVVVDPVTRIEGHLRVEVNVDSSNVIRNAVSTGTMWRGIEVILKGRDPRDAWAFTQRICGVCTGTHALTSVRAVENALNISVPENANTIRNIMQLALYVHDHLVHFYHLHALDWVDVVSALKADPKATSALAQSISSWPMSSPGYFKDLQIRLTKFVESGQLGPFKNGYWGHPAYKLPPEANLMAVAHYLEALDFQKEIVKIHTIYGGKNPHPNWLVGGVPCSINVDGTGAVGAINIERLNLVSSIIDQTVAFVEQVYVPDLVAIAGFYKDWLYGGGLSSKSVMSYGDLPEYANDYSDKSLMLPRGVIINGNLNEVLPVDLSAPDQIQEFVTHSWYKYADEGKGLHPYDGVTEPNFVLGPNTKGTRTNIEALDESAKYSFLKAPRWKGHAVEVGPLARYIIGYAQGKPEFKEPTEKLLKTLDVPVTALFSTLGRTAARGLECQWAARKLRAAQDKLMASIKGGDLSTANTDKWHPSSWPKDVKGVGFTEAPRGALAHWVRIKDTRIDNYQCVVPTTWNGSPRDPQGNIGAFEAALLDTPMADPNQPLEIIRTLHSFDPCLACSTHVMSEDGQEMARVKVS, encoded by the coding sequence ATGACCAACGTCACGACTCCCAACGGCTTCAAGCTCGACAATGCCGGCCGCCGCGTCGTCGTCGATCCGGTGACCCGGATCGAAGGGCACCTGCGGGTCGAGGTCAATGTCGATTCGAGCAACGTGATCCGCAACGCGGTGTCGACCGGCACGATGTGGCGTGGCATCGAGGTGATCCTCAAGGGCCGCGATCCGCGCGACGCCTGGGCGTTCACCCAGCGGATCTGCGGCGTCTGCACCGGCACGCACGCGCTGACCTCGGTGCGCGCGGTCGAGAACGCGCTGAACATCAGCGTGCCGGAAAACGCCAACACCATCCGCAACATCATGCAGCTCGCGCTGTATGTGCACGACCATCTGGTCCACTTCTATCATCTGCACGCGCTCGACTGGGTCGACGTGGTGTCGGCCCTGAAGGCCGATCCGAAAGCCACCTCGGCGCTGGCGCAGTCGATCTCGTCGTGGCCGATGTCGTCGCCCGGCTATTTCAAGGATCTGCAGATCCGCCTGACCAAATTCGTCGAGAGCGGCCAGCTCGGTCCGTTCAAGAACGGCTATTGGGGTCATCCGGCCTACAAGCTGCCGCCCGAAGCCAATCTGATGGCGGTGGCGCATTATCTCGAGGCGCTCGATTTCCAGAAGGAAATCGTCAAGATCCACACCATCTACGGCGGCAAGAACCCGCATCCGAACTGGCTGGTCGGCGGCGTGCCGTGCTCGATCAATGTCGACGGCACCGGCGCGGTCGGCGCGATCAACATCGAGCGGCTAAATCTGGTGTCGTCGATCATCGACCAGACCGTCGCCTTCGTCGAGCAGGTCTATGTGCCGGATCTGGTGGCGATCGCCGGGTTCTATAAGGACTGGCTGTACGGCGGCGGCCTGTCGTCGAAGTCGGTGATGTCCTATGGCGACCTGCCGGAATACGCCAACGACTATTCCGACAAGAGCCTGATGCTGCCGCGCGGCGTGATCATCAACGGCAATCTGAACGAGGTGCTGCCGGTCGATCTGAGCGCGCCGGACCAGATCCAGGAATTCGTCACCCACTCCTGGTACAAATACGCCGACGAGGGCAAGGGCCTGCATCCCTATGACGGCGTCACCGAGCCGAACTTCGTGCTCGGCCCCAACACCAAGGGCACCCGCACCAACATCGAGGCGCTGGACGAGTCCGCCAAATACTCGTTCCTCAAGGCGCCGCGCTGGAAGGGCCACGCCGTCGAGGTCGGTCCGTTGGCGCGCTACATCATCGGCTATGCCCAGGGCAAGCCGGAGTTCAAGGAGCCGACCGAAAAGCTCCTGAAGACGCTCGACGTGCCGGTCACCGCGCTGTTTTCGACGCTGGGCCGCACCGCGGCGCGCGGCCTGGAATGCCAGTGGGCGGCGCGCAAGCTGCGCGCGGCGCAGGACAAGCTGATGGCCAGCATCAAGGGCGGCGATCTGTCCACCGCCAACACCGACAAGTGGCACCCGTCGAGCTGGCCGAAAGACGTCAAGGGCGTCGGCTTCACCGAGGCGCCGCGCGGCGCGTTGGCGCACTGGGTCAGGATCAAGGACACCCGGATCGACAATTATCAGTGCGTGGTGCCGACCACCTGGAACGGCAGCCCGCGCGATCCGCAAGGCAATATCGGTGCATTCGAGGCGGCGCTGCTCGACACCCCGATGGCCGATCCGAACCAGCCGCTGGAGATCATCCGCACGCTGCATTCGTTCGATCCGTGCCTCGCCTGCTCGACCCACGTGATGAGCGAGGACGGTCAGGAAATGGCGCGGGTCAAGGTGAGCTGA
- a CDS encoding hydrogenase small subunit produces the protein MGAVTETFYEVIRRQGITRRSFVKFCSLTATSLGLGPIGATQIAQALETKPRVPVIWMHGLECTCCSESFIRSAHPLVKDAVLSMISLDYDDTIMAAAGHQADAILEETRKKYKGQYVLAVEGNPPLNEDGMFCIDGGRPFVEKLKEMAEDSMAVIAWGSCASWGCVQAAKPNPTNATPIDKVIRNKPVIKVPGCPPIAEVMTGVVTYIITFGRLPELDRQGRPKMFYSQRIHDKCYRRSHFDAGQFVEEWDDDGARKGYCLYKMGCKGPTTYNACSTVRWNGGVSFPIQSGHGCIGCSEDAFWDKGSFYDRLTTINQFGIEANADQIGATVAGVVGTAIAAHAAVTTVRNLSRRKEVPNGNGTSNGKSA, from the coding sequence ATGGGTGCAGTGACGGAAACCTTTTACGAGGTGATCAGGCGGCAGGGCATCACGCGGCGCAGCTTCGTGAAATTCTGCAGCCTCACCGCCACCAGTCTCGGCCTCGGGCCGATTGGCGCCACCCAGATCGCGCAGGCGCTGGAAACCAAGCCGCGCGTGCCTGTGATCTGGATGCACGGGCTGGAATGCACCTGCTGCTCGGAGAGCTTCATCCGTTCGGCGCATCCCCTGGTGAAGGATGCGGTGCTGTCGATGATCTCGCTCGACTACGACGACACCATCATGGCGGCGGCCGGCCATCAGGCCGATGCGATCCTCGAAGAGACCCGCAAGAAGTACAAAGGCCAGTACGTGCTGGCGGTCGAAGGCAATCCGCCGCTGAACGAAGACGGCATGTTCTGCATCGACGGCGGCCGTCCCTTCGTCGAGAAGCTGAAGGAAATGGCCGAGGACTCGATGGCGGTGATCGCCTGGGGGAGCTGCGCCTCGTGGGGCTGCGTGCAGGCCGCCAAACCGAACCCGACCAACGCCACCCCGATCGACAAGGTGATCCGCAACAAGCCGGTGATCAAGGTGCCGGGCTGCCCGCCGATCGCCGAAGTGATGACCGGCGTCGTCACCTACATCATCACCTTCGGACGACTGCCCGAGCTCGACCGCCAGGGCCGGCCGAAGATGTTCTATTCCCAGCGCATCCACGACAAATGCTATCGCCGGTCGCATTTCGACGCCGGTCAGTTCGTCGAGGAATGGGACGACGACGGCGCCCGCAAGGGGTATTGCCTGTACAAAATGGGCTGCAAGGGGCCGACCACCTACAACGCCTGCTCGACGGTGCGCTGGAACGGCGGCGTGTCGTTCCCGATCCAGTCGGGCCACGGCTGCATCGGCTGCTCGGAAGACGCGTTCTGGGACAAGGGGTCGTTCTACGACCGGCTCACCACCATCAATCAGTTCGGTATCGAGGCCAACGCCGACCAGATCGGCGCCACGGTCGCGGGCGTGGTCGGCACCGCGATCGCCGCGCACGCCGCGGTGACCACCGTGCGCAATCTGTCCCGCCGCAAGGAAGTCCCGAACGGCAACGGCACCTCCAACGGCAAGTCGGCTTAA
- a CDS encoding nickel-dependent hydrogenase large subunit: MTRRITVGPFNRVEGDLEVRLDIDGGVVVSAEVTAPLYRGFEQILRGRSAMDALTLVPRICGICSVSQSMAAAAALRAAGGVRPARNGVLAANLAHAAENAADHLTHFYLFFMPDFARDAYAERPWHPELAARFKAVQGSAAQAMLPARARLLQIMGLLAGKWPHSLAFQPGGTTCAIDLGERVQLLSIIGDFRDFLERTVFGDSLDNVLAVDSARALETWRDGRGGDFARFLAVADDLALHRLGRIALPLMSVGAYHGDDAPLFAAGVFDPSSAERAAFDPAAITEDVAHAWMRDTALSPMEADTVPDADKPAGYSWCKAPRLGGGPAEVGALARQAVDGDPLIRDCLGRFGPCVTTRVIARLRETARLVLAMQQWARQLDLAEPFLERGERGRDGSGIGLVEAARGSLGHWIELRGDSIRRYQIIAPTSWNFSPRDQGGVPGPLEQALVGTPVGDSGARAVTIQHVVRSFDPCMVCTAH, from the coding sequence ATGACGAGGCGGATTACGGTCGGCCCGTTCAATCGCGTCGAGGGTGATCTGGAAGTGCGGCTCGACATCGACGGCGGCGTCGTAGTGTCGGCTGAAGTCACCGCACCGCTGTATCGCGGCTTCGAGCAGATCCTGCGCGGGCGATCGGCGATGGATGCGCTGACGCTGGTGCCGCGGATCTGCGGCATCTGCTCGGTGTCGCAGTCGATGGCCGCAGCGGCCGCGCTACGCGCGGCTGGAGGCGTGCGGCCGGCGCGTAACGGCGTGCTCGCCGCCAATCTGGCGCATGCGGCCGAAAACGCCGCCGATCATCTGACGCACTTCTATCTGTTCTTCATGCCGGACTTCGCGCGCGATGCCTATGCGGAGCGGCCGTGGCATCCGGAGCTCGCGGCCCGCTTCAAGGCGGTGCAGGGCAGTGCGGCGCAGGCGATGCTGCCGGCGCGGGCGCGATTGCTGCAGATCATGGGCCTGCTCGCCGGCAAATGGCCGCACAGTCTGGCGTTTCAGCCGGGCGGCACGACCTGCGCGATCGATCTCGGCGAGCGGGTGCAACTGCTGTCGATCATCGGCGACTTCCGCGACTTTCTCGAACGCACCGTGTTCGGCGACAGCCTCGACAACGTGCTGGCGGTCGACAGCGCTCGAGCACTCGAAACCTGGCGCGATGGCCGCGGCGGCGATTTCGCCCGCTTTCTCGCGGTGGCCGACGATCTGGCGCTGCATCGGCTCGGGCGGATCGCGCTGCCGCTGATGAGCGTCGGCGCCTATCACGGCGACGACGCGCCGCTGTTCGCTGCCGGCGTGTTCGATCCATCCAGCGCGGAGCGCGCTGCATTCGATCCGGCCGCGATCACCGAGGACGTGGCTCACGCCTGGATGCGCGACACTGCATTGTCGCCGATGGAAGCCGACACCGTCCCCGATGCGGACAAGCCGGCCGGCTATAGCTGGTGCAAGGCGCCGCGGCTCGGCGGCGGCCCGGCCGAAGTCGGCGCCCTGGCACGACAGGCGGTCGACGGCGATCCGCTGATCCGCGATTGTCTCGGCCGCTTCGGCCCCTGCGTCACCACGCGGGTGATCGCGCGGTTGCGCGAGACCGCGCGGCTGGTGCTGGCGATGCAGCAATGGGCGCGGCAGCTCGATCTTGCCGAGCCGTTTTTGGAGCGGGGCGAGCGCGGCCGCGACGGAAGCGGCATCGGCCTTGTCGAAGCCGCCCGCGGCAGCCTCGGTCACTGGATCGAACTGCGCGGCGACAGCATCCGCCGCTACCAGATCATCGCGCCGACCAGTTGGAATTTCTCGCCGCGTGATCAGGGCGGCGTTCCCGGCCCGCTCGAACAAGCGCTGGTCGGCACGCCGGTCGGCGATTCCGGCGCGCGAGCGGTCACCATCCAGCACGTCGTGCGCTCGTTCGATCCCTGCATGGTGTGCACTGCACACTAA
- a CDS encoding HupU protein, with protein MGTFDVLWLQAASCGGCTMAALEAGHAGWFAELARFGIDLIWHPSASEETGGQAVAILDRLVAGEQRLDALVIEGALLCGPNGTGRFNMLGGTGRPVLHWVEALARRAGYVVAAGSCAAFGGVPMAGDNPTDATGLQFAGPARGGALGAEFRSAAGLPVINIAGCAPHPGWIVETLASLALGGLGPDGLDRYGRPRFFADHLAHHGCARNEFYEYKASAEELSQQGCLMEHLGCKATQAVGDCNQRGWNGGGSCTSGGYACIACTSPGFETSQGFMETAKLAGIPVGLPLDMPKAWFVALAALSKSAMPNRVRANAAADHIVVPPRSYPGRRP; from the coding sequence TTGGGCACCTTCGACGTGCTGTGGCTGCAGGCGGCGAGTTGCGGCGGCTGTACCATGGCCGCCCTGGAGGCCGGACATGCCGGCTGGTTCGCCGAGCTTGCCCGGTTCGGCATCGATCTGATCTGGCATCCCTCGGCGAGCGAAGAGACCGGCGGTCAGGCCGTCGCGATCCTGGATCGCCTCGTCGCCGGCGAGCAGCGGCTCGATGCGCTGGTCATCGAAGGCGCGTTGCTGTGCGGGCCGAACGGCACCGGCCGCTTCAATATGCTCGGCGGCACGGGCCGCCCGGTGCTGCACTGGGTCGAGGCCCTCGCGCGGCGCGCCGGCTACGTCGTCGCGGCGGGAAGCTGCGCCGCTTTCGGCGGCGTGCCGATGGCCGGCGACAATCCGACCGATGCGACCGGCCTGCAATTCGCGGGGCCGGCCCGCGGTGGAGCGCTCGGCGCCGAGTTCCGCTCCGCCGCCGGATTGCCGGTGATCAACATCGCCGGCTGCGCGCCGCATCCCGGCTGGATCGTCGAAACGCTGGCGTCGCTGGCGCTCGGCGGACTGGGACCGGACGGGCTCGATCGCTACGGCCGGCCGCGGTTCTTTGCCGATCACCTCGCCCATCACGGCTGCGCCCGCAACGAGTTCTACGAGTACAAGGCCAGCGCCGAGGAGCTGTCGCAACAGGGCTGTCTGATGGAACATCTCGGCTGCAAGGCGACCCAGGCGGTCGGCGATTGCAACCAGCGCGGCTGGAACGGCGGCGGCTCCTGCACCAGCGGCGGCTACGCCTGCATCGCCTGCACCTCGCCGGGCTTCGAGACCTCGCAGGGCTTCATGGAGACAGCCAAGCTCGCCGGCATCCCGGTCGGCCTGCCGCTCGACATGCCGAAAGCCTGGTTCGTCGCGCTCGCGGCGCTGTCGAAATCGGCGATGCCGAACCGGGTTCGCGCCAACGCGGCGGCCGATCACATCGTGGTGCCCCCGCGCAGCTATCCCGGCCGCCGGCCATGA
- a CDS encoding helix-turn-helix domain-containing protein, protein MPDQIARNEKQLGAILRRARKQAGLTQGSLGEHIHLRQATVSRLEAGEPAIQLRTLMAALSALDLELVVRPRSKAAAADIEDLF, encoded by the coding sequence ATGCCCGACCAGATCGCTCGCAACGAGAAGCAACTTGGCGCCATCCTGCGCCGCGCCAGAAAACAGGCCGGCCTGACCCAGGGCTCGCTCGGCGAGCATATCCATTTGCGCCAAGCCACGGTGTCCCGCCTCGAGGCCGGAGAACCCGCGATCCAGCTACGCACCCTGATGGCCGCGCTGTCTGCCCTTGATCTCGAACTCGTCGTCCGGCCCCGGAGCAAGGCCGCGGCCGCGGACATCGAGGATCTGTTCTGA